The Pyrenophora tritici-repentis strain M4 chromosome 2, whole genome shotgun sequence genome window below encodes:
- a CDS encoding Retrotrans-gag domain containing protein, translating to MPDSAEGSHMPANDANQLLRQLLQKIEEISDREKDTSARMRMLETSSRLPDYRADATKTPKPTTPTAKASDSPIYTAPKPRPSLPHPPTFGGNKSQWRGWKLEMEGKIEEDALAIGSLRAQLRYIFMHLEGAAKTNVTTFYETQLRQDLPNPCQLLERLELLYGERNRKQKAIQNLPSIRQREDETFISFYPRFEKEIANANAEGWDDDAKISYLRNALSNKMRDRLVGLSGSDTDTYAGFVQRCVDVSNDMELYGQWTKKKVAGSGYTAGYTLPPAPMTTVDANVAGYSNHQDMMEWEPTQPATTQVNAVGLRGKANINGFPSKRPEDQELLGKRAKWVNQEEIDARRQDRRCLRCGRNNCRIATCPLAAALRPTYVGVKTAKSTVVTKAAVEEDSEDPQAEQ from the coding sequence ATGCCAGACTCTGCAGAGGGCTCCCACATGCCGGCAAACGATGCGAACCAGCTGCTAAGGCAGCTGCTGCAGAAGATCGAAGAAATAAGCGACAGAGAGAAGGACACAAGTGCTAGGATGAGGATGCTGGAGACGTCTTCCCGACTGCCTGACTACAGGGCAGACGCCACAAAGACGCCAAAGCCGACGACGCCAACCGCCAAGGCGAGCGACTCACCTATCTACACCGCCCCAAAGCCACGTCCAAGCTTACCTCACCCACCTACGTTCGGCGGCAACAAATCTcaatggcgaggatggaagCTAGAGATGGAAGGCAAGATTGAAGAAGATGCCCTAGCTATTGGAAGCCTTAGGGCTCAGCTACGCTACATCTTCATGCACCTTGAAGGAGCAGCAAAGACGAACGTTACAACGTTCTACGAGACGCAGCTTAGACAAGACTTGCCAAACCCTTGTCAACTCCTTGAGCGCCTTGAACTCCTCTATGGAGAACGCAACCGCAAGCAGAAAGCAATCCAGAACCTGCCCTCTATACGCCAACGAGAAGACGAGACCTTCATATCCTTCTACCCTCGCTTTGAGAAAGAGATTGCCAACGCCAACGCAGAAGGATGGGACGATGACGCGAAGATATCCTACCTCCGCAACGCACTCAGCAACAAAATGAGAGACCGCCTCGTAGGCCTTTCTGGAAGCGACACCGACACGTACGCTGGGTTTGTTCAAAGATGCGTAGACGTAAGTAACGACATGGAACTCTATGGTCAGTGGACAAAGAAGAAAGTTGCAGGCAGCGGCTACACAGCTGGATACACCCTCCCCCCAGCTCCAATGACAACAGTTGACGCCAATGTTGCTGGCTACAGCAATCACCAGGACATGATGGAATGGGAACCTACGCAGCCCGCAACCACTCAAGTGAACGCTGTCGGTCTCCGTGGCAAGGCCAACATAAATGGGTTCCCTTCTAAGCGCCCTGAGGACCAAGAGCTTCTTGGGAAACGGGCAAAGTGGGTGAACCAAGAAGAAATCGATGCTCGACGCCAGGATCGACGTTGCCTCCGATGCGGCCGCAACAACTGCCGAATAGCTACTTGCCCGCTGGCAGCCGCACTTCGACCA